From a region of the Gemmatimonadaceae bacterium genome:
- a CDS encoding long-chain fatty acid--CoA ligase — translation MTSVAAPASTPVAPSAGSAPLPYARGGQRPAPGTINALFFDAVERHDRKDALLAKRNGVWEPMSHRTILERVRRTALGLARLGIVAQDRVSILSENRPEWLIADYACLCSSVTDVPIYPTLPAEQIPYLLNDSGARAIFVSTADQARKIAAIRAQVPKLEYVIGFAATKEDGCDMTLAELEALGAQDDSSDRATAFKQAALAVSPDQLITLIYTSGTTGNPKGVMLTQDNVYSNCIAVRDALHVSSSDLALSFLPLSHIFERTGDYFLFSMGVRIAYAESIDTVPVNMSEVKPSFMMSVPRLYEKIYARVLENAVAGGGLKKQIFFWAKAVGDRWADERLAGREPGGLLAFQYGLAKKLVFSKLQERTGGNLKFFVSGGAPLSPEIAKFFYSAGLTILEGYGLTETSPVISCNTESAIRIGTVGKPIAGVEVMIAADGEILSRGPHIMRGYYNNPEATAEAIDADGWFHTGDIGVLEDGFLRITDRKKDIIVTAGGKNIAPQPIENQLKTNKYVSQAVMIGDKRKFPIVLVVPNWDNLEKWAASQNIVWTSRAELLQMPTINAKMEKEVKAQLAGLASYETPKKIALLEHDFSIERGELTPKLSVKRKVVTERYKAVIDGLYAGAD, via the coding sequence ATGACATCCGTTGCGGCACCCGCATCCACTCCTGTTGCGCCTTCGGCCGGGTCGGCGCCTCTGCCCTACGCCCGTGGCGGCCAGCGCCCCGCGCCGGGCACCATCAACGCGCTCTTCTTCGATGCCGTGGAGCGGCATGACCGGAAGGATGCGCTCCTGGCCAAGCGGAACGGCGTCTGGGAGCCGATGTCGCACCGGACGATTCTGGAGCGGGTGCGTCGAACGGCGCTCGGGCTCGCCCGGCTCGGCATCGTCGCGCAGGACCGCGTGTCGATCCTGTCGGAGAATCGCCCGGAGTGGCTCATTGCCGACTACGCCTGTCTCTGCAGCTCGGTCACGGATGTGCCGATCTATCCGACGCTGCCCGCCGAGCAGATCCCGTATCTGCTGAACGATTCCGGCGCGCGTGCGATCTTCGTCTCCACCGCCGATCAGGCACGCAAGATTGCCGCGATTCGCGCACAGGTCCCGAAGCTCGAGTATGTGATCGGCTTCGCGGCCACCAAGGAGGACGGCTGCGACATGACGCTGGCCGAACTCGAGGCACTGGGGGCGCAGGACGACAGCAGCGACCGCGCCACGGCCTTCAAGCAGGCGGCGCTCGCCGTGTCCCCCGATCAGCTCATCACGCTGATCTACACCTCGGGCACCACGGGCAACCCGAAGGGGGTGATGCTCACGCAGGACAATGTCTACTCGAACTGCATCGCGGTTCGCGATGCGCTGCATGTCAGTTCGAGCGACCTCGCGCTCAGCTTCCTGCCCCTGAGCCACATTTTCGAGCGCACCGGCGACTACTTCCTCTTCTCGATGGGCGTTCGCATTGCCTACGCGGAGTCGATCGACACGGTGCCGGTGAACATGTCGGAAGTGAAGCCGAGCTTCATGATGTCGGTGCCGCGCCTCTACGAAAAGATCTATGCGCGCGTTCTCGAGAATGCCGTGGCCGGCGGCGGGCTCAAGAAGCAGATCTTCTTCTGGGCAAAGGCGGTGGGTGACCGGTGGGCCGACGAGCGCCTCGCCGGGCGCGAGCCGGGCGGTCTGCTCGCCTTCCAATACGGCCTCGCGAAGAAGCTGGTCTTCTCCAAGCTGCAGGAACGGACCGGCGGCAATCTCAAGTTCTTTGTGTCCGGCGGGGCACCCCTCTCGCCGGAGATCGCCAAGTTCTTCTACTCGGCCGGTCTCACCATTCTGGAAGGCTACGGGCTCACCGAAACGTCGCCGGTGATCTCGTGCAACACCGAGAGCGCCATTCGCATCGGCACGGTGGGCAAGCCCATCGCCGGCGTGGAAGTCATGATCGCCGCCGATGGCGAGATTCTCTCGCGCGGTCCCCACATCATGCGCGGGTACTACAACAACCCCGAGGCCACCGCCGAGGCGATCGACGCCGATGGCTGGTTCCATACGGGCGATATCGGCGTCCTCGAAGATGGCTTCCTGCGTATCACTGATCGCAAGAAGGACATCATCGTGACGGCGGGCGGCAAGAACATCGCGCCGCAGCCGATCGAGAATCAGCTCAAGACGAACAAGTACGTCTCGCAGGCGGTGATGATCGGCGACAAGCGGAAGTTCCCGATCGTGCTCGTGGTGCCCAACTGGGACAACCTCGAGAAGTGGGCGGCGTCGCAGAACATCGTGTGGACGTCGCGCGCCGAGCTGCTGCAGATGCCGACGATCAACGCGAAGATGGAGAAGGAGGTCAAGGCCCAGCTGGCCGGCCTCGCGAGCTACGAAACGCCCAAGAAGATCGCGTTGCTCGAGCACGACTTCAGCATCGAGCGTGGCGAGCTCACGCCCAAGCTCAGCGTGAAGCGC
- a CDS encoding ParA family protein, which yields MGRVLSVVSQKGGVGKTTTAVNLAVAFARRGLKTLLVDTDPQGAVRYGVGLRRGHPTVGFDDYLRGEKTLRDVILPTALPWLRVILAGSVSDASDHTAFQEAVGASNMLADLLAIARERCHVVVVDTPPGLGVITRRVLAASQHVVVPLQCEPLALHTTPQILRAIQDVIAENDELTLEGVLLTMHEAGNPATERVVHYVREHLPQHLVFDTPIPRTPATSDAFAAGQPVVLRAPADAASQAYINIATQLAERFA from the coding sequence GTGGGACGCGTGCTGTCGGTGGTGAGCCAGAAGGGCGGTGTCGGCAAGACCACCACCGCCGTCAATCTTGCGGTCGCGTTCGCGCGGCGCGGGCTCAAGACGCTGCTCGTCGACACCGATCCGCAGGGCGCGGTGCGTTATGGGGTGGGGCTGCGGCGTGGCCATCCGACCGTGGGCTTCGATGACTACCTGCGCGGCGAGAAGACGCTGCGCGATGTCATCCTGCCAACCGCCCTCCCGTGGCTGCGCGTCATTCTGGCCGGCAGCGTGAGCGATGCCTCCGATCACACGGCGTTCCAGGAGGCTGTGGGCGCATCGAACATGTTGGCTGATCTGCTCGCCATCGCGCGCGAGCGCTGCCACGTCGTCGTGGTTGACACTCCGCCCGGGCTCGGCGTGATCACCCGCCGCGTGCTCGCGGCGAGCCAGCATGTGGTGGTACCGCTGCAGTGCGAGCCACTGGCGCTGCATACGACGCCGCAGATCCTGCGCGCCATTCAGGATGTCATCGCCGAAAACGACGAGCTCACGCTCGAGGGCGTCCTGCTGACGATGCACGAGGCGGGGAACCCGGCGACCGAACGGGTCGTACACTACGTCCGGGAGCATCTCCCGCAGCATCTGGTGTTCGATACGCCGATTCCGCGCACGCCGGCGACCTCCGACGCATTCGCCGCCGGACAGCCCGTGGTCCTGCGCGCACCGGCCGATGCGGCCAGCCAGGCGTACATCAACATCGCCACGCAGCTCGCCGAACGGTTCGCGTAG
- a CDS encoding tetratricopeptide repeat protein: MNWLRRLVGGSSGRDARQPDFLTEALDLEARGDYANALTSYRLALRERPDDLRVLQNIAIAFSKTGQPEEAIRTYRRALQLDPDLAGAHYGLAFLLLKRGDTAHAAMHLEGFLRVNTGNDAESAKFRAHAERTLAMLQEQTHAGDTAAMDALPDGTADSDAPSHDAVDGEG; this comes from the coding sequence ATGAACTGGCTGCGGCGTCTCGTGGGTGGCTCGTCCGGTCGTGATGCACGACAGCCGGACTTCCTGACCGAGGCTCTCGATCTTGAAGCGCGTGGTGATTACGCCAACGCGCTGACGTCGTATCGACTCGCCCTGCGCGAGCGACCGGACGATCTGCGCGTGCTGCAGAACATCGCGATTGCGTTCTCCAAGACGGGGCAGCCCGAGGAGGCCATCCGGACCTATCGTCGTGCGCTGCAGCTCGATCCGGATCTCGCCGGCGCGCACTACGGCCTCGCCTTCCTGCTGCTCAAGCGTGGCGATACCGCGCACGCCGCGATGCACCTGGAAGGCTTCCTGCGGGTGAACACCGGCAACGACGCCGAGTCGGCGAAGTTCCGCGCCCACGCCGAGCGCACGCTGGCCATGCTGCAGGAGCAGACCCACGCCGGTGATACGGCGGCGATGGATGCGCTGCCGGACGGGACGGCGGACAGCGACGCGCCCTCGCACGACGCCGTCGACGGCGAGGGCTGA
- a CDS encoding phosphoribosyltransferase domain-containing protein: protein MPTPQPYAPDPSKGVMIVDWPLFGELARALAVRVAREWMPDLVVGVATAGVVPGAAVAAILDVPFHSILISRRYSAEQVRETPAVFGAAPADVRGKRVLIVDETCDSGQTLRLAVGSVVNAGAREVRTAVSFRTGSFAPDYHALATEAMIVLPWDREVLIDGELQPNPKYEGLL, encoded by the coding sequence ATGCCGACACCGCAGCCGTACGCCCCCGATCCGTCGAAGGGCGTCATGATCGTTGATTGGCCACTCTTTGGTGAGCTGGCGCGTGCTCTGGCGGTGCGGGTGGCGCGTGAATGGATGCCCGATCTTGTGGTCGGGGTCGCCACCGCCGGTGTTGTGCCCGGGGCCGCCGTCGCCGCGATCCTCGATGTGCCGTTCCACTCGATTCTGATCTCGCGTCGCTACAGCGCCGAGCAGGTGCGGGAGACACCGGCCGTCTTCGGGGCCGCGCCGGCCGACGTGCGCGGCAAGCGTGTGCTGATCGTCGATGAGACGTGCGATTCGGGGCAGACGCTGCGGCTGGCAGTCGGCTCGGTGGTCAATGCCGGCGCGCGTGAAGTGCGGACGGCCGTCAGCTTCCGCACCGGGAGCTTTGCCCCCGACTACCACGCCCTCGCGACCGAGGCGATGATCGTGCTCCCCTGGGATCGGGAAGTGCTGATCGACGGGGAGCTGCAGCCCAACCCGAAGTACGAGGGGCTGCTCTGA
- the ligA gene encoding NAD-dependent DNA ligase LigA produces the protein MPTPTAAQMQRAAELRETLARAQYEYYVLDQPTLDDQAYDRLFRELQGLEEQYPTLRTEDSPTLRVGAPVQSAFHTHRHLVRMLSLDNAFDQGELEAFEQSIERVVGDAVHKSGYTVELKIDGAAVALTYRDGVLVTAATRGDGTEGEDITANVRTIKGVPLRLRGSDHPPLMEIRGEVYLPFAGFEQMNEARVAAGEPVYVNPRNAAAGSMRQLDPSITAQRPLRFFGYAAVLPDGTAPARTQWALLEQLATWGIPVAPHRARCHTIADVAAWAHTIEHETRAVLGFAIDGGVVKVNDMALQDELGIRSDRTPRWAIARKFAPDMAVTRLNQIDVNVGRTGVLTPFAVLEPVDVGGATVTYASLHNADQIAAKDLREGDQVQVVRAGDVIPYVLGPVPEKRTGEERPWAMPSHCPRCQTPVVRYGDDVAIYCPNVACPGRQLEGLVHFASKDALDIDGLSYARIQQLLAAGYVHDFADLFDVTVPQLVALERFGQKSAENLVAAIAAAKAQPLSRLLFGLGIRHVGAQAAQLLARHFGSLDALAAATPEQLGEVRGIGDIIAQSVASYFSDDTARALVERLRVRGLTFTEPNAVQADGALTGATVVLTGSLPTLSRGDATALIERAGGRVTSSVSKKTTFVVAGEEAGSKLDKAAELGIEVIDEAELIRRASIVTAPVS, from the coding sequence ATGCCCACGCCCACCGCTGCCCAGATGCAGCGCGCCGCCGAGCTGCGGGAGACGCTCGCCCGCGCGCAGTACGAGTACTATGTCCTTGATCAGCCCACGCTGGACGATCAGGCGTACGACCGGCTCTTCCGTGAGCTGCAGGGTCTTGAAGAACAATACCCCACACTGCGCACGGAAGATTCACCGACGCTGCGCGTGGGCGCGCCCGTGCAATCGGCGTTCCATACCCATCGGCATCTGGTGCGCATGCTCTCGCTCGACAACGCCTTCGATCAGGGCGAACTCGAAGCCTTCGAGCAGTCGATCGAGCGGGTGGTGGGCGATGCCGTCCACAAGAGCGGCTACACGGTCGAGCTCAAGATCGACGGGGCGGCGGTCGCGCTCACCTATCGCGATGGCGTCCTGGTGACCGCCGCGACGCGCGGTGACGGGACCGAGGGCGAGGACATCACGGCCAATGTGCGCACCATCAAGGGCGTGCCGCTCCGGCTGCGCGGAAGTGACCATCCCCCACTCATGGAGATCCGCGGGGAGGTCTATCTCCCCTTCGCCGGCTTCGAGCAGATGAACGAGGCCCGCGTGGCCGCCGGCGAGCCCGTCTATGTGAACCCGCGCAATGCGGCCGCCGGCTCCATGCGCCAGCTCGATCCGTCGATCACGGCGCAACGTCCGCTGCGCTTCTTCGGTTACGCGGCTGTGCTCCCCGATGGGACCGCACCGGCCAGAACGCAGTGGGCGCTCCTGGAACAGCTCGCCACGTGGGGCATCCCAGTGGCGCCGCATCGCGCGCGCTGCCACACGATTGCCGACGTCGCCGCGTGGGCGCACACGATCGAACATGAGACGCGCGCGGTCCTGGGGTTTGCCATCGATGGCGGCGTGGTCAAGGTCAACGACATGGCCCTGCAGGACGAGCTGGGCATTCGCAGCGACCGGACGCCGCGCTGGGCCATCGCGCGGAAGTTCGCGCCGGACATGGCCGTGACGCGCCTCAACCAGATCGATGTGAACGTCGGCCGCACGGGGGTCCTCACCCCGTTCGCGGTGCTCGAACCGGTCGATGTGGGCGGCGCCACCGTGACGTACGCGAGCCTGCACAACGCCGATCAGATTGCCGCCAAGGATCTGCGCGAAGGCGATCAGGTGCAGGTGGTGCGCGCCGGTGATGTCATTCCCTATGTGCTCGGGCCCGTGCCGGAGAAGCGCACCGGCGAGGAACGCCCGTGGGCGATGCCGTCGCACTGCCCGCGCTGTCAGACGCCCGTGGTGCGCTACGGCGACGACGTTGCGATCTACTGCCCGAATGTCGCCTGCCCCGGGCGCCAGCTCGAAGGGCTGGTGCACTTCGCGAGCAAGGACGCCCTCGATATCGACGGGCTGTCGTACGCGCGCATTCAGCAGCTGCTCGCCGCGGGCTACGTGCACGATTTCGCGGATCTGTTCGACGTGACCGTGCCGCAGCTGGTGGCACTCGAGCGCTTCGGGCAGAAGAGCGCCGAGAACCTGGTGGCGGCGATCGCGGCCGCGAAGGCGCAGCCCCTGTCGCGCCTGCTCTTCGGCCTCGGCATCCGTCACGTGGGCGCGCAGGCGGCGCAGCTCCTTGCCCGCCATTTCGGATCGCTGGATGCGCTCGCCGCCGCCACGCCGGAGCAGTTGGGCGAGGTGCGCGGGATCGGTGACATCATCGCGCAAAGCGTGGCGAGCTACTTCTCCGACGACACGGCCCGGGCGCTCGTGGAACGGCTGCGCGTGCGCGGCCTCACCTTCACCGAGCCCAATGCGGTACAGGCCGACGGCGCCCTCACCGGGGCCACGGTGGTCCTCACCGGCTCGCTCCCCACACTCTCCCGCGGGGATGCGACGGCGCTGATTGAACGGGCCGGCGGCCGGGTGACCAGCAGCGTCTCGAAGAAGACCACCTTCGTGGTGGCCGGCGAAGAGGCGGGGAGCAAGCTCGACAAGGCGGCCGAGCTGGGCATCGAAGTGATCGACGAGGCGGAGCTCATACGGCGGGCATCGATCGTCACAGCGCCGGTGTCTTGA
- a CDS encoding YtxH domain-containing protein, whose translation MDDATHDTMHAHEDEREDMVMGPEEEDTRSEHLRTLGLGLLLGAVIGAGAALLLAPDSGTVTRKRLRRGAQRLARTGSAAVTDWWDDADREARRLLRRKMRRGRKIVEGWRG comes from the coding sequence ATGGACGACGCGACACACGACACGATGCACGCGCACGAAGACGAGCGTGAGGACATGGTGATGGGCCCCGAGGAGGAGGACACGCGCTCGGAGCACCTGCGCACCCTTGGCCTGGGGCTCCTGCTGGGCGCGGTGATCGGCGCCGGCGCGGCGCTGCTGCTGGCGCCGGACAGCGGGACCGTCACCCGCAAGCGACTGCGGCGCGGCGCACAGCGACTCGCGCGCACGGGTAGCGCGGCCGTCACCGATTGGTGGGACGACGCGGACCGCGAGGCGCGGCGCCTGCTCCGGCGCAAGATGCGCCGCGGGCGAAAGATCGTGGAGGGGTGGCGAGGGTAG
- a CDS encoding thymidine phosphorylase, with translation MEARGLIERKRNGGRITSAEWHALMRAYAAGDVPDYQMSALAMAIYFVGLDRDEIVALTNAMLASGATLDLTHLRAGRVDKHSTGGVGDKVSLVLAPLVAVCGAAVPMMSGRGLGHTGGTLDKLESIPGFRTDLTLAAATAQLEQLGCALIGQTREIAPADRKLYALRDATATVESIPLISASIMSKKLAESLTGLVLDVKRGSGAFLPELERGLALAETMIALGADHGCPVVALLTAMDRPLGRACGNAIEVEESIMALRGEGPSDLMQVTYALGAEMLVLAGVATTRDDARRRMEVAISSGKAAVRFQQIIEAQGGDPRVVDDPSLLPQANECEIFRAVRDGVVAQVEPRAVGRGITALGGGRTRVEDLVDPSVGFVITARPGDIVRAGEPLATILARDAVGVAKGRAALAEAIRIADEGDPPLPLISHRVTEAGVERYEDA, from the coding sequence ATGGAAGCTCGTGGGCTGATCGAACGGAAGCGCAACGGCGGCCGCATCACGTCCGCCGAGTGGCACGCGCTCATGCGTGCCTATGCGGCGGGCGACGTGCCGGACTATCAGATGTCGGCGCTCGCGATGGCGATCTATTTCGTCGGGCTCGACCGCGATGAGATTGTCGCCCTCACCAACGCGATGCTCGCCAGTGGGGCGACGCTCGACCTCACGCACCTGCGTGCCGGGCGCGTTGACAAGCACTCCACCGGCGGGGTGGGCGACAAGGTGTCGCTGGTGCTCGCCCCGCTGGTGGCCGTCTGCGGCGCGGCGGTGCCCATGATGTCGGGGCGTGGGCTCGGGCACACCGGCGGAACGCTCGACAAGCTCGAGTCCATTCCGGGATTCCGCACCGACCTCACGCTTGCCGCCGCCACGGCGCAACTCGAGCAGCTGGGATGCGCCCTCATCGGCCAGACGCGCGAGATCGCGCCGGCCGATCGCAAGCTTTATGCGCTGCGCGATGCGACCGCGACGGTCGAAAGCATTCCGCTCATCTCGGCGAGCATCATGTCGAAGAAGCTCGCCGAGTCGCTCACCGGGCTCGTGCTCGACGTGAAGCGCGGCTCGGGCGCGTTCCTCCCCGAGCTCGAGCGCGGCCTCGCGCTGGCCGAAACCATGATTGCGCTGGGGGCCGATCACGGCTGCCCGGTGGTGGCGCTGCTGACCGCGATGGACCGCCCGCTGGGGCGCGCCTGTGGCAACGCCATCGAGGTCGAAGAATCGATCATGGCACTCCGTGGCGAAGGGCCGTCGGATCTCATGCAGGTGACCTATGCGCTCGGCGCCGAGATGCTCGTGCTCGCCGGCGTCGCGACCACCCGCGATGACGCACGCCGCCGCATGGAGGTGGCGATCTCGAGCGGCAAGGCCGCGGTGCGCTTTCAGCAGATCATCGAGGCGCAGGGGGGCGACCCGCGCGTGGTGGATGACCCGTCGCTGCTGCCCCAGGCCAACGAGTGCGAGATCTTCCGGGCGGTCCGTGACGGCGTGGTGGCCCAGGTCGAACCGCGCGCGGTCGGGCGGGGCATCACGGCGCTCGGCGGTGGGCGCACCCGGGTCGAGGATCTGGTGGACCCGTCGGTCGGCTTCGTGATCACCGCCCGGCCTGGGGATATCGTGCGGGCCGGGGAGCCCCTGGCCACGATCCTCGCCCGAGACGCCGTCGGGGTGGCCAAGGGGCGGGCGGCGCTCGCCGAGGCCATTCGGATCGCCGACGAGGGGGATCCGCCCCTCCCGCTGATCTCGCACCGGGTGACCGAGGCCGGGGTCGAGCGGTACGAGGACGCCTGA
- a CDS encoding c-type cytochrome — protein sequence MALVPVTTRRARPARVFALAVPLVLAACGGDSPTASDTSTTTPTTPVTPTTPAVSTDPIAVNTPNPTQAGVVGQPFRYDASRGNTVFSDPRRTGLTYTVTFSGATNGLTAVGCDITGTPTTPGVITATVTARDTTNRTASQTFRIAVFSADVATPTLPATTFAYSDVSAPLPRHFLNDAATRAADNMPSTNPTTDAGATLGRVLFYDRRLSANDRVACASCHIQSLAFSDTARLSRGFAGGLTGRHSMGLSNARWYQPARFFWDERASSLEDQVLRPIQDLTEMGLTLDQLVAKVEATPFYAPLFSAAFGTSEVTSDRISRALAQFVRSLVSATAKFDQAFANGAGPDFSVLTAQEQLGQTLYAGRAGCARCHGTSAHVSDQVHNTGLDAAITDAGAGNGRFKAPSLRNIAVRAPYMHDGRFRSLEEVVDFYNTGVQNNAGLDPRLRAPGGQPLRLNLSLDERNAIVAFMKTFTDTAFLTNSKFSSPFGR from the coding sequence ATGGCCCTTGTTCCTGTGACCACCCGGCGCGCCCGTCCGGCGCGCGTGTTTGCCCTCGCGGTACCTCTCGTCCTCGCCGCGTGTGGCGGTGATTCGCCAACGGCGTCCGATACGAGTACCACCACGCCGACGACGCCGGTCACGCCGACCACGCCGGCGGTGAGCACGGACCCCATCGCGGTCAACACGCCGAACCCCACCCAGGCGGGGGTGGTGGGGCAACCGTTCCGCTACGACGCGAGCCGCGGCAACACGGTCTTTTCGGATCCGCGTCGGACGGGGCTCACCTACACCGTGACGTTCAGCGGCGCGACGAACGGTCTCACGGCGGTGGGATGCGACATCACCGGCACGCCCACCACGCCGGGTGTCATCACCGCGACCGTCACCGCCCGTGACACCACGAATCGCACCGCCTCGCAAACGTTTCGCATCGCGGTCTTCAGCGCCGATGTTGCAACGCCGACGCTCCCGGCGACGACCTTTGCCTACAGCGATGTGAGTGCCCCGCTGCCGCGTCACTTCCTGAATGACGCGGCAACGCGCGCCGCTGACAACATGCCCAGCACGAACCCCACGACCGACGCGGGGGCCACGCTCGGACGAGTGCTCTTCTACGATCGGCGGCTCTCGGCGAACGATCGCGTGGCGTGCGCGTCGTGCCACATACAGTCGCTGGCCTTCAGCGATACCGCGCGCCTCAGCCGCGGCTTTGCCGGGGGGCTCACCGGTCGCCACAGCATGGGGCTCAGCAACGCGCGCTGGTATCAGCCCGCGCGCTTCTTCTGGGACGAGCGTGCCTCCTCACTCGAAGATCAGGTGTTGCGGCCCATCCAGGACCTGACCGAGATGGGGCTCACGCTCGATCAGCTGGTCGCCAAGGTGGAGGCCACGCCGTTCTATGCGCCCCTGTTCTCCGCGGCCTTCGGCACGAGCGAGGTGACGAGCGATCGCATCAGCCGCGCGCTGGCGCAGTTCGTCAGGAGCCTCGTGTCGGCCACCGCGAAGTTCGATCAGGCCTTCGCGAATGGCGCCGGCCCGGACTTCAGCGTGCTCACCGCGCAGGAGCAACTCGGACAGACGCTGTATGCTGGTCGTGCCGGCTGCGCCCGTTGTCATGGTACCAGCGCGCACGTGTCCGATCAGGTCCACAACACCGGGTTGGACGCGGCCATCACCGATGCGGGTGCCGGCAACGGCCGCTTCAAGGCCCCGTCGCTCCGCAACATCGCGGTCCGCGCGCCCTACATGCACGACGGCCGCTTCCGGTCGCTCGAGGAAGTCGTGGACTTCTACAACACGGGCGTCCAGAACAACGCCGGGCTCGATCCGCGGCTCCGCGCTCCCGGCGGTCAGCCGCTGCGGCTCAACCTGTCGCTCGACGAACGCAACGCGATCGTGGCGTTCATGAAAACCTTCACCGATACGGCGTTTCTGACGAATTCCAAGTTTTCGTCGCCGTTTGGGCGGTGA
- the gyrB gene encoding DNA topoisomerase (ATP-hydrolyzing) subunit B, producing MANSSEEQNEYGAQSITVLKGLEAVRKRPGMYIGSTSARGLHHLVYEVVDNSIDEALAGYANRVVVTIHADDSISVEDNGRGIPVDMHPIEKMPGVELAMTVLHAGGKFDKDTYKVSGGLHGVGVSVVNALSDVLKVWIKRDGKEHYMDFARGTTTTKLKVMRSVPKSETGTKVWFKPDGTIFQETTRYEWTTLASRLRELAFLNKGIQITLRDERPDEFKDGQPREEVFFARGGLKEFVTFLNGNKKPLHADVVYIDTTREDIGIEMALQYNDSYADTVFSFVNNINTHEGGTHLTGFKSALTSVINKYIQEKSNLNKKDKETRLSGDDVREGLTAVLSVKVLEPQFEGQTKTKLGNSEVEGAVRSVMNELLTQYLDEHPKSANAIIDKAMSAARAREAARKARDLTRKKNALDVAALPGKLADCSLSDPQLCEIYLVEGDSAGGSAKQGRKRDFQAILPLRGKIINVEKARFDKVLNNEEIRTIITAIGTGIKDEFDLAKTRYHKIIIMTDADVDGAHIRTLLLTFFYRQMPELIDAGYMYIAQPPLYRVAKGKEEFYAYSEKERDAFAERLGGPEGKGNIMIQRYKGLGEMNPEQLWKTTMDPETRTMLRVTMEDAVLADQTFQTLMGDDVEPRRLFIESNARFVSNLDI from the coding sequence ATGGCGAACAGCAGCGAAGAGCAGAACGAGTACGGCGCGCAAAGCATCACCGTCCTCAAGGGGCTGGAAGCAGTCCGCAAGCGCCCCGGCATGTATATCGGGTCGACGTCGGCGCGCGGCCTGCATCATCTCGTGTATGAAGTGGTCGACAACTCGATCGACGAAGCCCTCGCGGGGTACGCGAATCGGGTCGTGGTCACCATTCATGCCGACGATTCGATCAGCGTCGAAGACAACGGTCGCGGCATTCCCGTGGACATGCACCCGATCGAAAAGATGCCGGGTGTCGAGTTGGCCATGACGGTGCTGCACGCCGGCGGCAAGTTCGACAAGGACACGTACAAGGTGTCCGGCGGTCTGCACGGCGTCGGCGTGTCGGTGGTGAACGCGCTCTCCGATGTGCTCAAGGTGTGGATCAAGCGTGACGGCAAGGAGCACTACATGGACTTTGCCCGGGGCACGACCACCACGAAGCTCAAGGTCATGCGCTCGGTGCCGAAGTCGGAGACCGGCACGAAGGTCTGGTTCAAGCCCGACGGCACGATCTTCCAGGAGACGACCCGCTACGAGTGGACGACGCTCGCCAGCCGCCTGCGCGAACTCGCGTTCCTGAACAAGGGCATCCAGATCACGCTCCGCGACGAGCGGCCGGATGAGTTCAAGGACGGCCAGCCGCGCGAGGAGGTCTTCTTTGCCCGTGGCGGCCTCAAGGAGTTCGTCACCTTCCTGAACGGCAACAAGAAGCCGCTGCACGCCGACGTGGTCTACATCGACACCACGCGCGAAGACATCGGCATCGAAATGGCGCTGCAGTACAACGACAGCTACGCCGACACCGTCTTCTCGTTCGTCAACAACATCAACACGCACGAAGGCGGCACGCACCTCACCGGCTTCAAGAGCGCGCTGACGTCGGTGATCAACAAGTACATCCAGGAAAAGTCGAATCTCAACAAGAAGGACAAGGAGACGCGACTCTCGGGTGACGACGTGCGCGAAGGGCTCACCGCCGTGCTGTCGGTGAAGGTCCTCGAGCCGCAGTTCGAAGGGCAGACCAAGACCAAGCTCGGCAATTCGGAAGTCGAAGGGGCGGTGCGCAGCGTGATGAACGAGCTGCTCACGCAGTACCTCGACGAGCACCCCAAGTCGGCCAACGCGATCATCGACAAGGCCATGTCGGCGGCGCGCGCCCGTGAAGCGGCCCGCAAGGCCCGCGACCTGACGCGCAAGAAGAACGCGCTCGATGTGGCGGCCCTCCCCGGCAAGCTCGCCGACTGCTCGCTCTCCGACCCGCAGCTCTGCGAGATCTACCTCGTCGAGGGTGACTCGGCCGGCGGTTCGGCCAAGCAGGGGCGCAAGCGCGATTTCCAGGCGATCCTGCCACTCCGCGGCAAGATCATCAACGTGGAGAAGGCGCGCTTCGACAAGGTGCTGAACAACGAGGAAATCCGCACCATCATCACGGCGATCGGCACCGGCATCAAGGACGAGTTCGACCTCGCCAAGACGCGGTACCACAAGATCATCATCATGACCGACGCCGACGTCGACGGGGCGCACATCCGGACGCTGCTGCTGACGTTCTTCTACCGGCAGATGCCGGAGCTGATCGACGCCGGCTACATGTACATCGCGCAGCCGCCCCTCTACCGCGTGGCGAAGGGCAAGGAAGAGTTCTACGCCTACTCCGAGAAGGAGCGCGACGCCTTCGCCGAACGCCTCGGTGGACCGGAGGGCAAGGGGAACATCATGATCCAGCGCTACAAGGGTCTCGGTGAGATGAACCCCGAGCAGCTTTGGAAGACGACGATGGACCCCGAGACGCGCACGATGCTGCGCGTCACGATGGAAGACGCGGTGCTCGCCGACCAGACGTTCCAGACGCTCATGGGCGACGATGTGGAGCCGCGCCGGTTGTTCATCGAGTCGAACGCGAGGTTCGTGTCGAACCTGGATATCTGA